The genomic DNA CACCGGGCATCGCACGCTTGAGCCGATAGACGCGGTCGTAATCGAGCGGCGGGATATCGCGATTTTCCTTCGGCGACAGACCGTTGAGCCAGGCCTTGCGGGCGTGCACGATCAGCGCATCGCAGCCGGCGGCGACCACCGCGCGCGCAAGCGCATCGAGCGCCACTTCCGGATCCTGATCGTCGATCCCGATGCGGCATTTCACCGTGACGGGAACGGTAACCGCACTCTTCATCGCCTCGACGCACCTTGCCACCAGCTCCGGCTCAGCCATCAGGCACGCGCCGAAGCGGCCGTCCTTCACGCGGTCCGACGGGCAGCCGACGTTGAGATTGATCTCGTCATAGCCGAACGCCTCGCCGATCCGCGCAGCTTGCGCGAGGTCACGCGGATCCGACCCGCCGAGCTGAAGCGCCACCGGATGCTCGACCGCGTCGAACCCAAGCAGCCGCTCGCGGTCGCCGTGAATGATGGCGCCCGTCGTCAACATCTCCGTATAGAGCAACGCCCGCCGCGTCAGATGGCGGTGGAACACCCGGCAGTGCCGGTCAGTCCAGTCCATCATGGGGGCTACGGAAAAGCGATAACCCTGTGATTTCAACGATTTACCTTATGCTCTCAATGGGATGCCCGGAACGGATGCACTCCAAACGGGTCGAAATTACGCACGCTTGTACCTGTTTTGACCTCTCCGTACACCCGTAGACGGCTAGCACATTTCGCATGAAGCCTTTGGGTCCGGTCGGCAGTTCGGAGCAGCGAGACCGACGACCAACCCAGGATGAGCTCGATGAGATCATCACATTGAGGGCGTGAAACTCACGATGCGTCCAAGACTTCGCAACAGCGTCTCGCTCCGGTCAGGTAGATCGCGAAGGCGCCAATCGCAGACATCGCGAGCGAGGTCGGAATCTGGGTCGGGCTGCTGCTCACCAGCGAGACAAAG from Bradyrhizobium sp. CCBAU 53351 includes the following:
- the dusA gene encoding tRNA dihydrouridine(20/20a) synthase DusA — protein: MMDWTDRHCRVFHRHLTRRALLYTEMLTTGAIIHGDRERLLGFDAVEHPVALQLGGSDPRDLAQAARIGEAFGYDEINLNVGCPSDRVKDGRFGACLMAEPELVARCVEAMKSAVTVPVTVKCRIGIDDQDPEVALDALARAVVAAGCDALIVHARKAWLNGLSPKENRDIPPLDYDRVYRLKRAMPGVPIIINGGIPGVDDAKAHLDHIDGVMLGRAAYQEPWRLLSVDSEIFGEAPPHDSMQAALEAVMPYIEQQLARGTRLHAITRHFVGAFHAVPGARAFRRHLAEQGTRPGAGADVLSDAIAKVAFGQVAA